A portion of the Manihot esculenta cultivar AM560-2 chromosome 2, M.esculenta_v8, whole genome shotgun sequence genome contains these proteins:
- the LOC110608456 gene encoding cytochrome P450 87A3: MWALCFGALIIVSFTHWIYRWRNPRCNGKLPPGSMGLPLLGETIQFFAPNTSSDIPPFVKERMKRYGPIFRTNLVGRPVVVSTDPDLNYFIFQQEGQLFQSWYPETFTEIFGRQNVGSLHGFMYKYLKNMVLNLFGPESLKKMIPEVQQATAKRLQLWSQEDTVELKEATASMIFDLTAKKLISYDQENSSENLRASFVAFMQGLISFPLEVPGTAYHKCLQGRKRAMRMLKNLLHERRANPRKHQNDFFDFVLEELQKEGSILTEAIALDLMFVLLFASYETTSLAITMAIKFLSDNPLVLKQLTEEHEAILKNREIADSGITWKEYKSMTFTFQFINETVRLANIVPVIFRKVLREVHFKGYTIPAGWAIMVCPPAVHLNREKYEDPLAFNPWRWEGQEITAASKHFMAFGGGMRFCVGTEFTKVQMAVFLHCLVTKYRWQTIKGGNIVRTPGLQFPDGYHVKIMEKETTLISS, from the exons ATGTGGGCTTTGTGTTTTGGAGCTTTGATTATTGTAAGTTTCACACATTGGATTTACCGCTGGAGAAATCCCAGATGCAATGGAAAACTCCCCCCTGGTTCAATGGGATTGCCACTCCTTGGCGAGACGATTCAGTTTTTTGCTCCCAATACTTCTTCTGATATTCCTCCTTTTGTCAAAGAGAGGATGAAAAG ATATGGACCAATATTCAGGACTAATTTGGTTGGAAGGCCAGTTGTAGTATCTACAGACCCAGATCTCAATTACTTCATCTTCCAACAAGAAGGACAGCTGTTTCAGAGCTGGTATCCCGAGACGTTCACAGAAATTTTTGGACGCCAAAATGTGGGTTCATTACATGGGTTCATGTACAAGTACCTCAAGAATATGGTGTTAAATCTATTTGGTCCGGAAAGCCTCAAGAAAATGATCCCTGAAGTTCAACAGGCAACAGCTAAAAGATTACAACTATGGTCTCAAGAGGACACCGTCGAATTGAAAGAAGCTACCGCTAGT ATGATATTTGATTTGACTGCAAAGAAGCTAATAAGTTATGATCAAGAGAATTCCTCGGAGAACCTAAGGGCTAGTTTCGTTGCATTCATGCAAGGCTTAATCTCCTTCCCTCTGGAGGTGCCTGGGACAGCATATCACAAATGTTTACAG GGTAGGAAAAGGGCAATGAGAATGTTAAAGAACCTGCTACATGAAAGAAGAGCAAATCCGAGAAAGCACCAAAATGATTTTTTTGACTTTGTACTCGAAGAACTTCAGAAAGAGGGATCGATCCTTACAGAGGCAATTGCTCTGGATTTGATGTTTGTGCTATTATTTGCTAGCTATGAAACAACTTCTTTGGCTATAACTATGGCTATCAAATTTCTCTCCGACAATCCACTGGTGCTGAAGCAGTTAACG GAAGAGCATGAAGCAATTTTGAAAAATCGGGAAATTGCCGACTCTGGCATTACATGGAAAGAGTACAAATCAATGACATTTACCTTTCAG TTCATCAATGAAACAGTTAGACTGGCAAACATTGTTCCAGTAATCTTCAGAAAAGTGCTCAGAGAAGTCCATTTTAAGG GATATACCATTCCGGCTGGTTGGGCAATTATGGTCTGTCCCCCTGCAGTACACTTGAACCGCGAAAAATATGAAGACCCACTTGCTTTCAATCCATGGAGATGGGAG GGTCAGGAAATAACTGCggcatcaaaacattttatggcTTTTGGTGGCGGCATGAGATTTTGTGTTGGAACAGAATTTACCAAGGTGCAGATGGCTGTATTTCTCCATTGCTTGGTCACGAAGTACAG GTGGCAAACAATCAAAGGAGGAAATATCGTCCGAACACCTGGTTTACAATTTCCAGATGGTTATCACGTTAAGATCATGGAGAAAGAGACGACATTAATTTCTTCATGA